From Pseudostreptobacillus hongkongensis:
TCTTAAAGATATAGAAAAATATAGAATTACAGGAAGAGCTATAGATGCAAGAAATAAGAATGCAATAAAATATGTATATAGTATAGATTTTGAAGCACCTAAGCATATTTATGATAATGTGGAAGAATATAAAAATTTACAAGTAGTTGAAGAATATGTGTATCCTCAAAAATATGTTAATGATTATAAAGGTTTAAGACCGGTAGTTATAGGAACAGGTCCTGCTGGTATGTTTGCTGGTTTAATACTAGCTATAGCAGGTTTAAGACCGATAATATTAGAGCGTGGAAAAGCTGTTAAAGAAAGAGTTGATGATGTATATAACTTTTTTAATAATGGAACTTTAAATGAAGAATCGAATGTTCAATATGGTGAAGGTGGAGCAGGAACTTTTTCAGATGGTAAATTAACAACTAATACGCACAATATTAGAATAAAAAAAGTTATAGAAGAATTAATAGATTCCGGAGCTAATAAAGAAATTGAATATATTTCTAAACCACATTTAGGAACAGATGAACTTATTAAAATTGTAGAAAATATTAGAAAAAAAGTTATAAAATTAGGTGGAGAATATTTATTTGAAACTAAATTTATAGACTTTGAAGAAGAAAATAATATTCTTAAGTCTATACTTGTAGAAAATTTAAAAACTAAAGAAAAATATACTATAGAAACTGATAATGCAATACTTGCCATAGGTCATAGTGCAAGAGATACGTTTGAAATGCTATATAATAATAAACTAGATATATCTAAAAAACCATTTTCTGTTGGAGTTAGAATAGAACATAAACAAGAAATGATTAATAAGTCTCAATATGGAAAATATTTTGATAAATTGCCACCTGCAGAATATAAATTACATGTTAGAAATGAAAATAGTCGTGGAGTTTATACTTTTTGTATGTGTCCTGGTGGTGTAGTTGTTCCATCTTCTAGTGAGAAAAATAGATTAGTTGTAAATGGAATGAGTTATAGTAAAAGAGATCTTGAAAATGCAAATTCAGCTTTACTTGTAAATGTTATGCCTGAAGATTTAGGAGAACATGTTTTATCAGGTATGTATTTTCAAAGAGAATTAGAAGAAAAAGCCTTTATAATG
This genomic window contains:
- a CDS encoding NAD(P)/FAD-dependent oxidoreductase, yielding MLRMTNIKVNIEHNIDDVLFQIKKFLNLKDIEKYRITGRAIDARNKNAIKYVYSIDFEAPKHIYDNVEEYKNLQVVEEYVYPQKYVNDYKGLRPVVIGTGPAGMFAGLILAIAGLRPIILERGKAVKERVDDVYNFFNNGTLNEESNVQYGEGGAGTFSDGKLTTNTHNIRIKKVIEELIDSGANKEIEYISKPHLGTDELIKIVENIRKKVIKLGGEYLFETKFIDFEEENNILKSILVENLKTKEKYTIETDNAILAIGHSARDTFEMLYNNKLDISKKPFSVGVRIEHKQEMINKSQYGKYFDKLPPAEYKLHVRNENSRGVYTFCMCPGGVVVPSSSEKNRLVVNGMSYSKRDLENANSALLVNVMPEDLGEHVLSGMYFQRELEEKAFIMGGSNYKAPVQLVVDFINNRKSTRIGNVKPSYSIGYTLSNMNELFPDFISQALRDGLPKFDNKLKGFASKDAIITGVESRSSSPIRINRDDDLNSSVKGLIPSGEGAGYAGGIMSAAVDGIRCAEQVIENILNLKGE